Proteins from one Oncorhynchus tshawytscha isolate Ot180627B linkage group LG16, Otsh_v2.0, whole genome shotgun sequence genomic window:
- the cep104 gene encoding centrosomal protein of 104 kDa isoform X2 has product MPRKIGFTLVSSSGHEDNFSAKELMVHAPTVNGWRSARFCPYPQQVTLQLPERSRVRKLQLLAHQYLISGKIEFHIGDRLLEADSPGLSGHLRRLGYVSLSDNEKTGFKARELKSVHVDAIGTYLRITFHRNHVNRYNLYNQVALVAINVLGDSVDGTAVDTIPSREQLIEHYLNISQHETALDGTYMGKFESISPLDDLAFDMYQDPEVAHIIRLLDDKKQEMVHQERYEFAKTLKQAIADLQKVGERLGRYDVEKCCAIEKEDYDTAKKKKEQMEEYRMTVYHQLEVHNLLDMAMIKEMMESPSEDSPDVPSPRRHQVGHKMRVVTETRRRRNQQPVITETVEPFPPKPVSPPQTLLRSLPPTPRSYPAVPRIDVTALPYDERPLPALQRKEEMPQSHPEESGLPPSPLATIIPCSPGVTGEPEPLTESAQREASFPIEVYGDGLVAGAYSKTWSYREDALLAVYKKLTEVSAGTPKEKLRNMMRAAVFLVKKALKDKVSSVFQASLKLLRLLLTQLIPGQALGRAEVVHCVEQTWPNLLSRTGDSATRLRAMATAFIQDMAQFKEVQALQLVPGELVKPIKSNIPTRQALSRAELLEKLLGELGTDNSGFTLDNVMKFCTGALQHSASEVREKVVLIILAMYRLHKTAILSYLPANDAATRKNFLYKNIFDGFARIDGRPVESQTSKKGGVQQEGEKEKEEIRSLREQLAALNEISGNSKVENEKGNTKEQKKETVKVVKTGVKTAPQSNPEDAGDNQSSVVNNLDNLCIFCSEKDESFTEDGLDLHYWKHCPMLHCCDQCRQVVEIASLTEHLLGECENRARFSQCPRCSEAVSIDELTHHTQSPACNPPGSVKGSNHCPLCHNNFMSGEEAWKAHLMGREGCKQNSRRTAVLQRAQLAQGKPGSVAKLKQVWSVGSRGKAMGKGSRIPALAPRASRTHTSRLTPVKR; this is encoded by the exons ATGCCCCGGAAGATAGGATTCACCCTGGTCAGTTCCTCTGGTCACGAAGATAACTTCAGTGCCAAGGAGCTGATGGTCCATGCACCAACGGTCAATGGCTGGAGATCTGCCAG GTTCTGTCCATACCCTCAGCAGGTCACTTTGCAGTTGCCAGAGCGGAGTCGGGTCCGTAAGCTGCAGCTGCTTGCCCACCAGTACCTGATCTCAGGCAAAATAGAGTTCCACATCGGGGACCGATTACTAGAAGCTGACTCACCTGGTCTCTCTGGGCACCTCCGCAGGCTAGG GTATGTTTCtttatcagacaatgagaaaACAGGCTTCAAAGCCCGGGAGCTGAAGTCTGTTCATGTGGATGCCATTGGAACATACCTCCGTATAACCTTTCACAGAAACCATGTCAACCGCTACAACCTTTACAACCAG GTTGCATTGGTTGCCATTAATGTTTTGGGAGATTCTGTGGATGGCACTGCTGTTGACACAATT CCTAGCAGAGAGCAACTGATTGAGCACTACCTCAACATTAGTCAACACGAGACCGCCTTGGATGGAACATACATGGG TAAGTTtgagtccatctctcctctggaTGACCTGGCTTTTGACATGTACCAGGACCCCGAGGTAGCCCACATCATCCGCCTGCTGGATGACAAGAAGCAGGAGATGGTCCATCAGGAGAGATACGAGTTCGCCAAAACACTCAAGCAGGCTATCGCTGACCTGCAGAAG GTAGGAGAACGTCTGGGCCGATATGACGTGGAGAAATGCTGTGCCATAGAAAAGGAGGACTATGACACAGCCAAGAAGAAGAAGGAGCAAATGGAGGAGTACAGGATGACGGTGTACCATCAACTAGAGGTCCACAACCTACTGGACATGGCCATG ATAAAGGAGATGATGGAGTCACCATCTGAGGACTCTCCCGATGTGCCTTCCCCACGCCGACACCAAGTAGGACACAAGATGAGGGTTGTCACGGAaacgaggaggaggagaaaccaGCAACCTGTGATCACGGAGACTGTGGAACCTTTCCCCCCCAAACCTGTCAGTCCCCCCCAAACCCTGCTGCGCTCCCTCCCTCCGACACCACGCTCTTACCCAGCAGTGCCCAGGATAGAT GTCACTGCCCTGCCTTATGATGAGAGACCCCTACCTGCCCTGCAGAGAAAGGAGGAGATGCCCCAGAGCCACCCTGAGGAGTCcggtctccccccctctcccctggcCACCATCATCCCCTGCAGCCCTGGTGTGACTGGGGAGCCTGAGCCCCTGACAGAAAGTGCCCAGAGAGAGGCCAGTTTCCCTATCGAGGTGTACGGAGACGGACTG GTGGCTGGAGCTTATTCAAAAACGTGGTCCTACCGGGAAGATGCCCTGCTGGCTGTATACAAGAAGCTGACGGAAGTATCGGCCGGGACGCCCAAGGAGAAACTGAGGAACATGATGAGGGCAGCAGTGTTTCTGGTCAAGAAGGCCCTCAAGGATAAAGTATCATCT gtgtTCCAGGCATCTCTGAAGCTGCTGCGGCTGCTGCTGACCCAGCTGATCCCAGGCCAGGCCCTGGGCAGAGCCGAGGTGGTCCACTGCGTGGAGCAGACCTGGCCCAACCTACTCTCCAGGACCGGGGACTCGGCCACCAGACTTCGGGCCATGGCCACAGCTTTCATCCAG GATATGGCCCAGTTTAAAGAGGTGCAGGCCCTGCAGTTGGTCCCTGGGGAGCTGGTGAAGCCCATTAAATCCAACATCCCCACACGGCAGGCCCTGAGCAGGGCTGAACTACTGGAGAAGCTGCTGGGAGAGCTGGGTACAGACAACTCAGGCTTCACTCTGGACAACGTCATGAAG TTCTGTACAGGTGCGCTGCAGCACAGTGCgtcagaggtgagagagaaggtgGTGCTCATCATCCTGGCTATGTACCGCCTGCACAAGACCGCCATCCTCAGCTACCTCCCGGCCAACGATGCCGCCACTCGCAAGAACTTCCTCTATAAAAACATATTTGACGGCTTCGCCAGGATTGATGGACGGCCGGTGGAGTCACAG ACGTCAAAGAAGGGAGGAGTAcagcaggagggggagaaggagaaagaggagatccGTAGTCTTCGGGAGCAGCTGGCTGCCTTGAATGAGATCAGT GGCAATTCCAAAGTGGAAAACGAGAAGGGAAATACCAAAGAACAGAAGAAAGAGACTGTTAAAGTTGTAAAAACAG GTGTCAAAACTGCACCCCAAAGCAACCCGGAAGATGCAGGAGATAACCAGTCTTCAGTTGTCAACAACTTGGACAA CCTCTGTATATTCTGCAGTGAAAAAGATGAGTCCTTCACTGAGGATGGATTGGACCTGCACTATTGGAAGCACTGTCCTATGTTGCATTGCTGTGACCAATGTAGACAG GTGGTTGAGATAGCCAGCCTCACAGAGCACCTGTTGGGGGAGTGTGAGAACAGGGCCAGGTTCAGTCAGTGCCCTCGCTGCTCAGAGGCCGTGTCCATTGACGAGCTCACCCACCACACCCAGAGCCCTGCCTGCAACC CTCCTGGCTCAGTCAAAGGCTCCAACCACTGTCCTTTGTGTCACAACAACTTCATGTCTGGAGAAGAG
- the cep104 gene encoding centrosomal protein of 104 kDa isoform X1 produces MPRKIGFTLVSSSGHEDNFSAKELMVHAPTVNGWRSARFCPYPQQVTLQLPERSRVRKLQLLAHQYLISGKIEFHIGDRLLEADSPGLSGHLRRLGYVSLSDNEKTGFKARELKSVHVDAIGTYLRITFHRNHVNRYNLYNQVALVAINVLGDSVDGTAVDTIPSREQLIEHYLNISQHETALDGTYMGKFESISPLDDLAFDMYQDPEVAHIIRLLDDKKQEMVHQERYEFAKTLKQAIADLQKVGERLGRYDVEKCCAIEKEDYDTAKKKKEQMEEYRMTVYHQLEVHNLLDMAMIKEMMESPSEDSPDVPSPRRHQVGHKMRVVTETRRRRNQQPVITETVEPFPPKPVSPPQTLLRSLPPTPRSYPAVPRIDVTALPYDERPLPALQRKEEMPQSHPEESGLPPSPLATIIPCSPGVTGEPEPLTESAQREASFPIEVYGDGLVAGAYSKTWSYREDALLAVYKKLTEVSAGTPKEKLRNMMRAAVFLVKKALKDKVSSVFQASLKLLRLLLTQLIPGQALGRAEVVHCVEQTWPNLLSRTGDSATRLRAMATAFIQDMAQFKEVQALQLVPGELVKPIKSNIPTRQALSRAELLEKLLGELGTDNSGFTLDNVMKFCTGALQHSASEVREKVVLIILAMYRLHKTAILSYLPANDAATRKNFLYKNIFDGFARIDGRPVESQTSKKGGVQQEGEKEKEEIRSLREQLAALNEISKGNSKVENEKGNTKEQKKETVKVVKTGVKTAPQSNPEDAGDNQSSVVNNLDNLCIFCSEKDESFTEDGLDLHYWKHCPMLHCCDQCRQVVEIASLTEHLLGECENRARFSQCPRCSEAVSIDELTHHTQSPACNPPGSVKGSNHCPLCHNNFMSGEEAWKAHLMGREGCKQNSRRTAVLQRAQLAQGKPGSVAKLKQVWSVGSRGKAMGKGSRIPALAPRASRTHTSRLTPVKR; encoded by the exons ATGCCCCGGAAGATAGGATTCACCCTGGTCAGTTCCTCTGGTCACGAAGATAACTTCAGTGCCAAGGAGCTGATGGTCCATGCACCAACGGTCAATGGCTGGAGATCTGCCAG GTTCTGTCCATACCCTCAGCAGGTCACTTTGCAGTTGCCAGAGCGGAGTCGGGTCCGTAAGCTGCAGCTGCTTGCCCACCAGTACCTGATCTCAGGCAAAATAGAGTTCCACATCGGGGACCGATTACTAGAAGCTGACTCACCTGGTCTCTCTGGGCACCTCCGCAGGCTAGG GTATGTTTCtttatcagacaatgagaaaACAGGCTTCAAAGCCCGGGAGCTGAAGTCTGTTCATGTGGATGCCATTGGAACATACCTCCGTATAACCTTTCACAGAAACCATGTCAACCGCTACAACCTTTACAACCAG GTTGCATTGGTTGCCATTAATGTTTTGGGAGATTCTGTGGATGGCACTGCTGTTGACACAATT CCTAGCAGAGAGCAACTGATTGAGCACTACCTCAACATTAGTCAACACGAGACCGCCTTGGATGGAACATACATGGG TAAGTTtgagtccatctctcctctggaTGACCTGGCTTTTGACATGTACCAGGACCCCGAGGTAGCCCACATCATCCGCCTGCTGGATGACAAGAAGCAGGAGATGGTCCATCAGGAGAGATACGAGTTCGCCAAAACACTCAAGCAGGCTATCGCTGACCTGCAGAAG GTAGGAGAACGTCTGGGCCGATATGACGTGGAGAAATGCTGTGCCATAGAAAAGGAGGACTATGACACAGCCAAGAAGAAGAAGGAGCAAATGGAGGAGTACAGGATGACGGTGTACCATCAACTAGAGGTCCACAACCTACTGGACATGGCCATG ATAAAGGAGATGATGGAGTCACCATCTGAGGACTCTCCCGATGTGCCTTCCCCACGCCGACACCAAGTAGGACACAAGATGAGGGTTGTCACGGAaacgaggaggaggagaaaccaGCAACCTGTGATCACGGAGACTGTGGAACCTTTCCCCCCCAAACCTGTCAGTCCCCCCCAAACCCTGCTGCGCTCCCTCCCTCCGACACCACGCTCTTACCCAGCAGTGCCCAGGATAGAT GTCACTGCCCTGCCTTATGATGAGAGACCCCTACCTGCCCTGCAGAGAAAGGAGGAGATGCCCCAGAGCCACCCTGAGGAGTCcggtctccccccctctcccctggcCACCATCATCCCCTGCAGCCCTGGTGTGACTGGGGAGCCTGAGCCCCTGACAGAAAGTGCCCAGAGAGAGGCCAGTTTCCCTATCGAGGTGTACGGAGACGGACTG GTGGCTGGAGCTTATTCAAAAACGTGGTCCTACCGGGAAGATGCCCTGCTGGCTGTATACAAGAAGCTGACGGAAGTATCGGCCGGGACGCCCAAGGAGAAACTGAGGAACATGATGAGGGCAGCAGTGTTTCTGGTCAAGAAGGCCCTCAAGGATAAAGTATCATCT gtgtTCCAGGCATCTCTGAAGCTGCTGCGGCTGCTGCTGACCCAGCTGATCCCAGGCCAGGCCCTGGGCAGAGCCGAGGTGGTCCACTGCGTGGAGCAGACCTGGCCCAACCTACTCTCCAGGACCGGGGACTCGGCCACCAGACTTCGGGCCATGGCCACAGCTTTCATCCAG GATATGGCCCAGTTTAAAGAGGTGCAGGCCCTGCAGTTGGTCCCTGGGGAGCTGGTGAAGCCCATTAAATCCAACATCCCCACACGGCAGGCCCTGAGCAGGGCTGAACTACTGGAGAAGCTGCTGGGAGAGCTGGGTACAGACAACTCAGGCTTCACTCTGGACAACGTCATGAAG TTCTGTACAGGTGCGCTGCAGCACAGTGCgtcagaggtgagagagaaggtgGTGCTCATCATCCTGGCTATGTACCGCCTGCACAAGACCGCCATCCTCAGCTACCTCCCGGCCAACGATGCCGCCACTCGCAAGAACTTCCTCTATAAAAACATATTTGACGGCTTCGCCAGGATTGATGGACGGCCGGTGGAGTCACAG ACGTCAAAGAAGGGAGGAGTAcagcaggagggggagaaggagaaagaggagatccGTAGTCTTCGGGAGCAGCTGGCTGCCTTGAATGAGATCAGT AAGGGCAATTCCAAAGTGGAAAACGAGAAGGGAAATACCAAAGAACAGAAGAAAGAGACTGTTAAAGTTGTAAAAACAG GTGTCAAAACTGCACCCCAAAGCAACCCGGAAGATGCAGGAGATAACCAGTCTTCAGTTGTCAACAACTTGGACAA CCTCTGTATATTCTGCAGTGAAAAAGATGAGTCCTTCACTGAGGATGGATTGGACCTGCACTATTGGAAGCACTGTCCTATGTTGCATTGCTGTGACCAATGTAGACAG GTGGTTGAGATAGCCAGCCTCACAGAGCACCTGTTGGGGGAGTGTGAGAACAGGGCCAGGTTCAGTCAGTGCCCTCGCTGCTCAGAGGCCGTGTCCATTGACGAGCTCACCCACCACACCCAGAGCCCTGCCTGCAACC CTCCTGGCTCAGTCAAAGGCTCCAACCACTGTCCTTTGTGTCACAACAACTTCATGTCTGGAGAAGAG
- the cep104 gene encoding centrosomal protein of 104 kDa isoform X3, with amino-acid sequence MPRKIGFTLVSSSGHEDNFSAKELMVHAPTVNGWRSARFCPYPQQVTLQLPERSRVRKLQLLAHQYLISGKIEFHIGDRLLEADSPGLSGHLRRLGYVSLSDNEKTGFKARELKSVHVDAIGTYLRITFHRNHVNRYNLYNQVALVAINVLGDSVDGTAVDTIPSREQLIEHYLNISQHETALDGTYMGKFESISPLDDLAFDMYQDPEVAHIIRLLDDKKQEMVHQERYEFAKTLKQAIADLQKVGERLGRYDVEKCCAIEKEDYDTAKKKKEQMEEYRMTVYHQLEVHNLLDMAMIKEMMESPSEDSPDVPSPRRHQVGHKMRVVTETRRRRNQQPVITETVEPFPPKPVSPPQTLLRSLPPTPRSYPAVPRIDVTALPYDERPLPALQRKEEMPQSHPEESGLPPSPLATIIPCSPGVTGEPEPLTESAQREASFPIEVYGDGLVAGAYSKTWSYREDALLAVYKKLTEVSAGTPKEKLRNMMRAAVFLVKKALKDKVSSVFQASLKLLRLLLTQLIPGQALGRAEVVHCVEQTWPNLLSRTGDSATRLRAMATAFIQDMAQFKEVQALQLVPGELVKPIKSNIPTRQALSRAELLEKLLGELGTDNSGFTLDNVMKFCTGALQHSASEVREKVVLIILAMYRLHKTAILSYLPANDAATRKNFLYKNIFDGFARIDGRPVESQTSKKGGVQQEGEKEKEEIRSLREQLAALNEISKGNSKVENEKGNTKEQKKETVKVVKTGVKTAPQSNPEDAGDNQSSVVNNLDNLCIFCSEKDESFTEDGLDLHYWKHCPMLHCCDQCRQVVEIASLTEHLLGECENRARFSQCPRCSEAVSIDELTHHTQSPACNPPGSVKGSNHCPLCHNNFMSGEEINPMSSTP; translated from the exons ATGCCCCGGAAGATAGGATTCACCCTGGTCAGTTCCTCTGGTCACGAAGATAACTTCAGTGCCAAGGAGCTGATGGTCCATGCACCAACGGTCAATGGCTGGAGATCTGCCAG GTTCTGTCCATACCCTCAGCAGGTCACTTTGCAGTTGCCAGAGCGGAGTCGGGTCCGTAAGCTGCAGCTGCTTGCCCACCAGTACCTGATCTCAGGCAAAATAGAGTTCCACATCGGGGACCGATTACTAGAAGCTGACTCACCTGGTCTCTCTGGGCACCTCCGCAGGCTAGG GTATGTTTCtttatcagacaatgagaaaACAGGCTTCAAAGCCCGGGAGCTGAAGTCTGTTCATGTGGATGCCATTGGAACATACCTCCGTATAACCTTTCACAGAAACCATGTCAACCGCTACAACCTTTACAACCAG GTTGCATTGGTTGCCATTAATGTTTTGGGAGATTCTGTGGATGGCACTGCTGTTGACACAATT CCTAGCAGAGAGCAACTGATTGAGCACTACCTCAACATTAGTCAACACGAGACCGCCTTGGATGGAACATACATGGG TAAGTTtgagtccatctctcctctggaTGACCTGGCTTTTGACATGTACCAGGACCCCGAGGTAGCCCACATCATCCGCCTGCTGGATGACAAGAAGCAGGAGATGGTCCATCAGGAGAGATACGAGTTCGCCAAAACACTCAAGCAGGCTATCGCTGACCTGCAGAAG GTAGGAGAACGTCTGGGCCGATATGACGTGGAGAAATGCTGTGCCATAGAAAAGGAGGACTATGACACAGCCAAGAAGAAGAAGGAGCAAATGGAGGAGTACAGGATGACGGTGTACCATCAACTAGAGGTCCACAACCTACTGGACATGGCCATG ATAAAGGAGATGATGGAGTCACCATCTGAGGACTCTCCCGATGTGCCTTCCCCACGCCGACACCAAGTAGGACACAAGATGAGGGTTGTCACGGAaacgaggaggaggagaaaccaGCAACCTGTGATCACGGAGACTGTGGAACCTTTCCCCCCCAAACCTGTCAGTCCCCCCCAAACCCTGCTGCGCTCCCTCCCTCCGACACCACGCTCTTACCCAGCAGTGCCCAGGATAGAT GTCACTGCCCTGCCTTATGATGAGAGACCCCTACCTGCCCTGCAGAGAAAGGAGGAGATGCCCCAGAGCCACCCTGAGGAGTCcggtctccccccctctcccctggcCACCATCATCCCCTGCAGCCCTGGTGTGACTGGGGAGCCTGAGCCCCTGACAGAAAGTGCCCAGAGAGAGGCCAGTTTCCCTATCGAGGTGTACGGAGACGGACTG GTGGCTGGAGCTTATTCAAAAACGTGGTCCTACCGGGAAGATGCCCTGCTGGCTGTATACAAGAAGCTGACGGAAGTATCGGCCGGGACGCCCAAGGAGAAACTGAGGAACATGATGAGGGCAGCAGTGTTTCTGGTCAAGAAGGCCCTCAAGGATAAAGTATCATCT gtgtTCCAGGCATCTCTGAAGCTGCTGCGGCTGCTGCTGACCCAGCTGATCCCAGGCCAGGCCCTGGGCAGAGCCGAGGTGGTCCACTGCGTGGAGCAGACCTGGCCCAACCTACTCTCCAGGACCGGGGACTCGGCCACCAGACTTCGGGCCATGGCCACAGCTTTCATCCAG GATATGGCCCAGTTTAAAGAGGTGCAGGCCCTGCAGTTGGTCCCTGGGGAGCTGGTGAAGCCCATTAAATCCAACATCCCCACACGGCAGGCCCTGAGCAGGGCTGAACTACTGGAGAAGCTGCTGGGAGAGCTGGGTACAGACAACTCAGGCTTCACTCTGGACAACGTCATGAAG TTCTGTACAGGTGCGCTGCAGCACAGTGCgtcagaggtgagagagaaggtgGTGCTCATCATCCTGGCTATGTACCGCCTGCACAAGACCGCCATCCTCAGCTACCTCCCGGCCAACGATGCCGCCACTCGCAAGAACTTCCTCTATAAAAACATATTTGACGGCTTCGCCAGGATTGATGGACGGCCGGTGGAGTCACAG ACGTCAAAGAAGGGAGGAGTAcagcaggagggggagaaggagaaagaggagatccGTAGTCTTCGGGAGCAGCTGGCTGCCTTGAATGAGATCAGT AAGGGCAATTCCAAAGTGGAAAACGAGAAGGGAAATACCAAAGAACAGAAGAAAGAGACTGTTAAAGTTGTAAAAACAG GTGTCAAAACTGCACCCCAAAGCAACCCGGAAGATGCAGGAGATAACCAGTCTTCAGTTGTCAACAACTTGGACAA CCTCTGTATATTCTGCAGTGAAAAAGATGAGTCCTTCACTGAGGATGGATTGGACCTGCACTATTGGAAGCACTGTCCTATGTTGCATTGCTGTGACCAATGTAGACAG GTGGTTGAGATAGCCAGCCTCACAGAGCACCTGTTGGGGGAGTGTGAGAACAGGGCCAGGTTCAGTCAGTGCCCTCGCTGCTCAGAGGCCGTGTCCATTGACGAGCTCACCCACCACACCCAGAGCCCTGCCTGCAACC CTCCTGGCTCAGTCAAAGGCTCCAACCACTGTCCTTTGTGTCACAACAACTTCATGTCTGGAGAAGAG